The nucleotide sequence TGGTGATGTGATAAAAGCTGTCGAATATCTTCCCTGGCCTCAGCCAGGATGTCTGGTGAACCCGAAGCGATCCATTGTTCGTACGGGCCATGCTGCCCAAATTTACTCCTATAGATTTCATCGGAACGAACCATCCTGCGCGTAGAGCCATGTTTAAGGTAATTTCCTCCCGGTCCCAGCTCGGAGATCACTTCACCCAGCCATTTTTCGGTGCTGCTGCCAATTCCTGAGCTGAGGCGTTTACAGCGCCGGACAACTTCCACGTCAATCATCATTTGCTCAGGGCTGAAGATGGTTGAACCCCCCAGCAACCCCGGCCCCACCAGTAAGTCGGGCTGTGCTAAGACCGGTAGGGCATAATTCAATGCACGTTCATAAGCTGCTTGGATACATGGCACATGGTGGTCCGAACCTCCCGTGCTAGCTTCTACTGGCAACTGATACATGCGGGCAAGCTGTGTCACTGCCGCGCTTAGCAGGGCATGTTCCACCTCGCCACTCCCAAACCGGCCTGAGTGCATATCGGCAATTACAGGCACGGCTGCGTAGATGAATGGAGTTCCTGGTGCAGCAGCCTGGATAAGGCAGAGCATTGCCAGCGTCTCACAGTTAGCCAGGATTAGTTGCGAGATCAATGAAGCCGGTCCGGTTAACCCCAGCATCGGCATGGTCATCACCGCCACGGGGATGCCCCACTCCAACGTCTCAAGGTAGGCATCCGTATATTCACCCTCGATGAGCAGAGGGGAGGCGGGGCATATGAGGAATGAAACCGGCAGGGTTTGCTTAAACTCAAGCGGGCTACCAAACACCACCTGGAGCACTTCCAGCATCCAGCGGCTTGCTTCAGGTGTTGCGGTCGATTCCTGGATATGCTTGGAAAAATTTGAAAAGATGGTTTTCCAGTATGCCACCGTATCACCAGGCGTATGTCCCCAACAGCCTTCGATGGCACTCCAGTACACATCGATATCATCCAGGCAGTCACCCAGGCGTGTCGCCAGGTACCAGTCATCCAGGTTGGCAGTCCTGCGCACACCTGCATCCGCATCGTAAGTGTAGACTGCCGCGCCATCCATGATGATTCCACACCGTCCACTGTTCATGGGCAGTGTGCACCCGGGCCGGCGGGCACCAAGCTGGAATGCCTTGGGCGCCAGATCCAGGCAGGCCTCAACCAGATTTTTTGGAAAATGTACGATATGCGAAGCGTGGTCAACATCTGCACCAGCTTGCCCAAGCAAGTTCCGCCCGCGCTGAGTATCTACCCTCACCCCAGTATTTTGTAATATACGCAAGGTCTCTTCATGAATGCGGTCACACTCATCTGAAGATAGCACCTGCACCTGGGTTTTCATTAAACTTCCCCCATTTTCTCCAAAACTTTGTGTGGATCAAACGCGTCGCGTAAGCCATCACCGATGTAATTGATCGAGATTACCGACAAGAAGATCATTAATCCCGGGAAGATAGCTAACCAGGGGTATTTCACCAGATAATCCTGAGCATTGCTGAGCAGGTTGCCCCACGATGGCGTGGGAGGCTGGATGCCGAATCCAAGATAGCTAAGCCCCGATTCTTCCAGGATGGCATAAGCTACTTCCAGCGTGGCCTCAACGATGACTGGCCCGATGGCATTGGGGAAGATGTGGATGGCAATGATCCGCATGTTGTTGGCCCCCAAGGCCCGCGTGGCGGTCACAAAGTCCATCTCACGAATCGTTAGGTAGGAGGCACGCACGATACGGGCGGTGAACATCCAGGCCAGCAAGCCGATCACCCCTGCGATGGTCAACACGGGATTACTCTTTAAAAATGGTGCATCGACCTCGCGAAGGACGGCGCTTAACAGGATAAGCACCAGCAAGGATGGTAAAGCCAGGGCTGCATCGGTGATACGCATTAAGATATTATCAATCCGCCCCCCAAAATAACCCGCAATCGCCCCAACTGGCACCCCGATCAAGAGGGTGATGATCATCACCGAAAATCCTACCGCAAGTGATACCCTGCCTCCATATAAAACCCGCGTCATTAAGTCCCGTCCGAGTGCATCAGTCCCCATCGGGTGCGACCATGAAGGTGGCTGGTAACGCTCAGCCATATCCGACTTGATCGGATCGTATGGGGAAAGGAAGGCAAATGCACATGCCAGGATGATTAAAGACAACACGATGCTGCCTGCAATCGCGCCAGGATGTTTCCGGAAACGCTTCCAGATCATCCCACTCATGGTTGATTCGCGTGCGATTTGAATGGAGGCTTCAGTCATAGTGTATGCGGGGGTCTAATCTTGAGTAAACGATATCAGCCAGCAGGTTAGCAATAATCACCGCTACCGTTCCAATGGTCAGGATGGCCATCAAAGTGGGATAATCACGATCGATTGCAGCCTGGTAATACAAACGTCCCATCCCAGGCCATGAAAAGAGAATCTCTACATAGAGTGAGCCAGCAAAAATGTACGGCAGGTCAAGTGCAAAAATCGTCACCAATGGGAGCAGGGCATTGCGTAAAGCATGTTTGTAATAGACCTTGTTCAAGGTCAAGCCCTTAGCCCTGGCGGTCCGGACGTAATCCTGGTGGATAACATCCAGCATGCTGGAGCGCAAGAAGCGTGAATACCACGTCACCCAACCCACCACTCCCATAGTGACAGGCAGGATTAAATGTTTCGTCCAGTCGATTAGCGAGAACCCCATGCCCAAGGTATACATCCCTCCCGCAGGGAGAAGCGAATCTCCTGTGATGGGGTTTTTTAGCCAGACGTAGA is from Anaerolineales bacterium and encodes:
- a CDS encoding peptide ABC transporter permease, whose amino-acid sequence is MSGMIWKRFRKHPGAIAGSIVLSLIILACAFAFLSPYDPIKSDMAERYQPPSWSHPMGTDALGRDLMTRVLYGGRVSLAVGFSVMIITLLIGVPVGAIAGYFGGRIDNILMRITDAALALPSLLVLILLSAVLREVDAPFLKSNPVLTIAGVIGLLAWMFTARIVRASYLTIREMDFVTATRALGANNMRIIAIHIFPNAIGPVIVEATLEVAYAILEESGLSYLGFGIQPPTPSWGNLLSNAQDYLVKYPWLAIFPGLMIFLSVISINYIGDGLRDAFDPHKVLEKMGEV